The Hyphomicrobium sp. MC1 genome window below encodes:
- a CDS encoding lysozyme inhibitor LprI family protein, translating into MIAKFLTFGVSVVALHLVGGAAMGASFDCRPYMKVRACPEAVICETSVLSQQDDLLARNYDFRMRNSSTRAAVGLRDEQRLWIQQRKNCGCDASCISDLYTKRLKELVDPVDTSASNDASNTAPYVSHWTCTSEGADPRRYALKIVEESYTDQAGNTALRQGSIELMAKNQPSDTDQFPIERGAIETFRITSIADIDVCAKYGWTAEDGNYSAVFCGATQGIGSIEVIPKGATQPILNAQCDSADVN; encoded by the coding sequence ATGATCGCGAAATTCTTGACGTTCGGTGTTTCAGTCGTAGCCCTGCACCTTGTCGGGGGCGCCGCTATGGGAGCGAGCTTTGATTGTCGCCCTTACATGAAAGTCAGGGCTTGCCCCGAAGCGGTTATCTGCGAAACATCAGTCCTCTCCCAGCAGGATGATCTGCTTGCGCGCAACTATGACTTCCGAATGCGGAATTCATCAACCAGAGCAGCAGTCGGCCTACGCGATGAACAAAGGCTCTGGATTCAACAACGAAAAAACTGTGGATGCGATGCCTCGTGCATCTCCGACCTGTATACGAAGCGGTTGAAAGAATTGGTCGACCCCGTCGACACCTCCGCGTCGAACGACGCATCGAACACTGCCCCGTACGTATCTCACTGGACCTGCACTAGCGAGGGGGCCGACCCCAGACGCTATGCCCTCAAAATTGTAGAAGAGTCATATACTGATCAAGCGGGCAATACGGCTCTGCGCCAGGGAAGTATTGAGTTGATGGCAAAGAATCAACCGAGCGACACTGATCAATTCCCTATCGAACGCGGTGCAATTGAAACTTTTCGTATCACAAGCATCGCAGACATAGACGTTTGCGCCAAATATGGCTGGACTGCTGAGGATGGGAATTACAGCGCCGTATTCTGCGGCGCCACACAAGGGATTGGTAGTATCGAGGTGATACCTAAAGGCGCAACGCAGCCAATCCTAAATG